Below is a window of Pseudomonas monteilii DNA.
GTCGGCCTGCTCGCCGAGCAGCCAGTCGCGCAATCCGCCCACGGTGAGGTGGCTGACCGGCGCGAAGGCCTGGGCGTCATGGGTGTCGACGATCAGACGGGTGACTTCGTCTTCCTCGTACGGGATCAGTGCCTCGTTCAGGAAGTGCTTGAGCGGGATGTCGGCCAAGGCCATCTGCGCCGCCACGCGCTCACCGTCGTTGCGGGCGGCGATTTCTGCCAGAAAGTCGCCCGAACGGGCCGGGCTGGCCTTGGCCATGACGTCCTTCAGGCTGTCGAAACGGTAGGACTGGTTGCCAACCGTGTGTACGAAAGATGCCATCTACAACCTCCAAAGCGGCGCCACCCAGGCGCCGCGTGGCTTCGAACGCCCCCGTCGAGGAGGCGCACGCGTCGATCAATGCAAGGTCTGCTCGGCCTGCTGGATCGCCGCCAGTTCTTCTTCGGGCGTGCCGGCCACCAGGTGGTGGCGGCTGTAGAACGCGAAGTAGGCGATCAGCACCGCGTAGATCACCGCCGCGCCGATCACCACGCGCGGATCGACCAGGAAGCCGGCCACCACCGCGATGCACGCCAGCACCAGTGCCACACCAGAGGTCACGATCCCACCCGGGGTGCGATAAGGACGCTCCATTTTGGGGCGTCGAATACGCAGGGTGATGTGCGCCGCCATCATCAGCACGTAGGACAGGGTCGCGCCGAACACCGCCACCAGGATCAGCAGATCGCCCTGGCCGGTGAGCGACAGCGCGAAACCGATCAGCCCCGGGATCACCAGTGCCAGCACCGGCGCCTTGCTCTTGTTGGTTTCCGACAACTTGCGCGGTAGGTAACCGGCCCGCGAGAGGGCGAAGATCTGCCGCGAGTAGGCGTAGATGATCGAGAAGAAGCTGGCGATCAGGCCGGCCAGGCCGACCAGGTTGACGAAGCTGCCCATCCAGGTCGAACCGCCGTAGGCCTTGGCCAGCGCCTCGACCAAGGGGTTGCCCGAAGCCTTGAGCGCTTCGGCACCCGCACCGCCCGGGCCGATCACCAGAATCAACAGGGCGAAGCTGAGCAGCACCAGCATCGCGCCGATCAGGCCGCGGGGCAGGTCGCGTCGTGGATTCTTGGTCTCTTCGGCGGCCAGGGGCACGCCTTCGACCGCCAGGAAGAACCAGATCGCATAGGGGATCGCCGCCCACACGCCCACGTAGCCGAAGGGCAGGAAGTCGCTGGCGCCGGCGGCCTGGGTCGGGGCGATGTCGAACAGGTTGGCGGCGTCGAAGTGCGGCACCAGGGCCAGCAGGAACACCGCCAGCGCGATGGCGGCCACCGCCGTGATGGCGAACATCAGTTTCAAGGCCTCACCGACCCCGAAGATGTGGATGCCGATGAACACCACGTAGAAGGCCAGGTAGATCATCCAGCCGCCGATGCCGAACAGCGACTGGCAGTAAGCGCCGATGAACACGGCGATCGCCGCGGGCGCGATGGCGTACTCGATGAGGATTGCCGTCCCGGTCAGGAACCCGCCCCAGGGGCCGAAGGCACTGCGGGCGAAGCCATAGCCACCGCCGGCGGTGGGGATCATCGACGACAGTTCGGCCAGGGAGAAGCACATGCACAGGTACATGGTGGCCATCAGCAGCGTGGCCAGGAACATCCCGCCCCAGCCGCCCTGGGCCAGGCCGAAGTTCCACCCGGCGTAGTCGCCGGAAATCACATAGGCCACGCCCAGGCCCACCAGCAGGACCCAGC
It encodes the following:
- a CDS encoding ethanolamine transporter → MPSEQAANAPAGASVDFENVDSAYFQQRQLKQGAAGWVLLVGLGVAYVISGDYAGWNFGLAQGGWGGMFLATLLMATMYLCMCFSLAELSSMIPTAGGGYGFARSAFGPWGGFLTGTAILIEYAIAPAAIAVFIGAYCQSLFGIGGWMIYLAFYVVFIGIHIFGVGEALKLMFAITAVAAIALAVFLLALVPHFDAANLFDIAPTQAAGASDFLPFGYVGVWAAIPYAIWFFLAVEGVPLAAEETKNPRRDLPRGLIGAMLVLLSFALLILVIGPGGAGAEALKASGNPLVEALAKAYGGSTWMGSFVNLVGLAGLIASFFSIIYAYSRQIFALSRAGYLPRKLSETNKSKAPVLALVIPGLIGFALSLTGQGDLLILVAVFGATLSYVLMMAAHITLRIRRPKMERPYRTPGGIVTSGVALVLACIAVVAGFLVDPRVVIGAAVIYAVLIAYFAFYSRHHLVAGTPEEELAAIQQAEQTLH